The Catenuloplanes niger genome includes a window with the following:
- a CDS encoding nuclear transport factor 2 family protein has protein sequence MTTETETGTTRSVAEGWFRALTTGDVQTALTYLAPDVEFVNYTPVPGYNDAMAWIGTHRGREAVLRSIEVFVGLCEVLSEEVLALVVEGEEAIGVIHELSRVRATGREFEIEFIQRLTVRDGLIVRWKSYTDPSSILRALDGGAR, from the coding sequence ATGACCACCGAGACTGAGACCGGCACCACGAGAAGCGTCGCGGAGGGGTGGTTCCGCGCGCTCACCACGGGCGACGTGCAGACCGCGCTGACCTACCTCGCCCCGGACGTCGAGTTCGTCAACTACACGCCCGTGCCCGGCTACAACGACGCGATGGCCTGGATCGGCACCCACCGCGGCCGGGAGGCCGTCCTGCGCAGCATCGAGGTCTTCGTCGGCCTCTGCGAGGTGCTGTCCGAGGAGGTGCTGGCCCTGGTCGTGGAGGGTGAGGAGGCGATCGGCGTGATCCACGAGCTGTCCCGGGTCCGGGCGACCGGGCGGGAGTTCGAGATCGAGTTCATCCAGCGGCTGACCGTCCGGGACGGTCTGATCGTGCGCTGGAAGTCCTACACCGACCCGTCGTCGATCCTGCGCGCGCTGGACGGGGGTGCCCGATGA
- a CDS encoding PPOX class F420-dependent oxidoreductase, which yields MSGETERPPALTLPAAARDLIRSGPLAHLATVNPDGSPHLTGVWVGLDGDDLVFASMYAWRKTKNLWREPRCAVSVEGTGMHASGLREYLVLRGTVTVEEGSAFALLRRLASVYMGPGTEFPPDELSTLGGYVMRMRVERVGGVGPWTGAPPGLPEDAARG from the coding sequence ATGAGCGGAGAAACGGAACGGCCACCGGCGCTCACGCTGCCGGCGGCGGCCCGCGACCTGATCCGGTCCGGCCCGCTGGCCCACCTGGCGACCGTCAACCCGGACGGCAGCCCGCACCTGACCGGCGTCTGGGTCGGGCTGGACGGGGACGACCTTGTCTTCGCCTCGATGTACGCCTGGCGCAAGACCAAGAACCTGTGGCGGGAGCCGCGTTGCGCGGTCTCGGTCGAGGGCACCGGCATGCACGCCAGTGGCCTGCGCGAATACCTCGTCCTGCGCGGCACGGTGACCGTCGAGGAGGGGAGCGCGTTCGCCCTGCTGCGCCGCCTGGCCTCGGTCTACATGGGGCCCGGCACCGAGTTCCCGCCGGACGAGCTGAGCACGCTCGGCGGCTACGTCATGCGCATGCGGGTGGAGCGGGTCGGCGGGGTCGGCCCGTGGACCGGCGCACCTCCCGGCCTGCCCGAGGACGCGGCCCGCGGCTGA
- a CDS encoding nuclear transport factor 2 family protein: MHDDDRRRRNAETMRTWFRLQQEMNLDAWLELWAEDASQSIPYAPAGLPRAITGKRTLTELYRSLFTNFKEINIRDLVIDPLHDPDRVLVRWHTHAPLTNGETYENDLIGVFEFDADGRIRHLTEYLDPTRVNIGG; this comes from the coding sequence ATGCACGACGACGACCGGCGCCGGCGCAACGCCGAGACCATGCGCACCTGGTTCCGCCTGCAGCAGGAGATGAACCTGGACGCCTGGCTGGAGCTGTGGGCCGAGGACGCCTCGCAGAGCATCCCGTACGCCCCGGCCGGCCTGCCCCGCGCCATCACCGGCAAGCGGACCCTCACCGAGCTCTACCGGAGCCTGTTCACGAACTTCAAGGAAATCAACATCCGGGATCTGGTGATCGACCCGCTGCACGACCCGGACCGGGTGCTGGTCCGCTGGCACACCCACGCGCCGCTGACCAACGGCGAGACGTACGAGAACGACCTGATCGGCGTGTTCGAGTTCGACGCCGACGGCCGGATCCGGCACCTCACCGAGTACCTGGACCCGACGCGCGTGAACATCGGAGGCTGA
- a CDS encoding IS701 family transposase has protein sequence MNLTLRTGRTDPVRGYESLTDFCNEILMDLPRSDQRRWGEIYLRGLVSLCGRKSIRRISEEIAGGGADQGIQQFVNQSPWDWVPVRRNLAGYAASLLGRPSAWVVEEVVTPKNGASSVGVARQYAPSLGRTLNCQLGLGFFLAGEVGAVPVNWRLLLPATWDHDETRRARTHLPPEEVHRPRWRHLLDMIDEMLGGWGAEPLPVVVDARHESSVDRLVAGLEERDLPYVVSVAPGGPVLAEEPVRTTGRAGTSLIWRDTAPGGAASRFFLQQLPHRAGAARGRSRALLTEWLAGRPRPSGAWLTNLTTARPDRLISLARARHQTRQEMTRLYDEFGLNHFEGRSFRGWQHHVTLVSLAHAYVLGARLRQRYEPWHLHRSLA, from the coding sequence ATGAATCTGACGCTCCGGACCGGGCGGACCGACCCGGTACGTGGTTACGAGAGCCTCACCGATTTCTGCAACGAAATCCTCATGGACCTTCCCCGGTCGGATCAGCGTAGATGGGGAGAAATCTATCTCCGCGGGCTCGTATCGCTTTGCGGGCGCAAATCCATACGACGGATCTCGGAGGAGATCGCGGGCGGTGGAGCGGACCAGGGAATACAGCAGTTCGTCAACCAGAGCCCCTGGGACTGGGTGCCGGTGCGCCGCAATCTCGCCGGTTACGCGGCCTCCCTGCTGGGCCGGCCGAGCGCCTGGGTGGTGGAGGAGGTGGTGACCCCGAAGAACGGTGCCAGCTCGGTCGGCGTCGCCCGGCAGTACGCGCCGTCACTGGGCCGCACGCTGAACTGCCAGCTCGGCCTCGGCTTCTTCCTCGCCGGTGAGGTGGGCGCCGTACCGGTGAACTGGCGGCTGCTGCTGCCGGCCACCTGGGACCACGACGAGACGCGCCGGGCGCGCACCCACCTGCCACCGGAGGAGGTGCACCGGCCACGCTGGCGGCACCTGCTCGACATGATCGACGAGATGCTGGGCGGCTGGGGCGCCGAACCGCTGCCGGTGGTGGTCGACGCCCGGCACGAGTCCTCCGTGGATCGCCTGGTCGCCGGCCTGGAGGAACGGGATCTGCCCTATGTGGTCTCGGTCGCGCCGGGCGGCCCGGTGCTCGCCGAGGAGCCGGTGCGCACGACCGGCCGGGCCGGCACGTCGCTGATCTGGCGGGACACCGCGCCCGGCGGTGCGGCCTCGCGCTTCTTCCTCCAGCAGCTCCCGCACCGGGCCGGCGCCGCCCGGGGCCGCTCCCGCGCGCTGCTCACCGAGTGGCTGGCCGGCCGGCCGCGCCCGTCCGGCGCCTGGCTGACCAACCTGACCACGGCCCGCCCGGACCGGCTGATCTCCCTGGCCCGGGCGCGGCACCAGACCCGGCAGGAGATGACCCGGCTGTACGACGAGTTCGGCCTCAACCACTTCGAGGGCCGGTCGTTCCGCGGCTGGCAGCATCACGTCACCCTGGTCTCCCTGGCCCACGCGTACGTGCTCGGCGCTCGACTGCGCCAGCGGTACGAGCCCTGGCACCTGCACCGGTCGCTGGCCTGA
- a CDS encoding ATP-binding protein, whose protein sequence is MSGYRLRLNGGPPGALPVLVTRLATDAGLSTAQGYRLRLAADELVTNAREHGYRGRDGLIEVSGGLRADAAWLRIEDCAPPFDPSAHPLGEPPYAGTGALTGRLGGCGLLLARRSVDALTWEYADGRNRTTLCVRRRRGVGRG, encoded by the coding sequence GTGAGCGGCTACCGGCTCCGGCTGAACGGCGGTCCGCCCGGCGCCCTGCCCGTCCTGGTCACCCGGCTCGCCACCGACGCCGGACTGAGCACCGCCCAGGGATACCGGCTCCGGCTGGCCGCGGACGAGCTGGTCACCAACGCGCGGGAGCACGGCTACCGAGGCCGGGACGGTCTGATCGAGGTCAGCGGCGGGCTCCGGGCGGACGCGGCGTGGTTGCGGATCGAGGACTGCGCGCCGCCGTTCGACCCCTCGGCGCACCCGCTGGGCGAACCGCCCTACGCCGGCACCGGCGCGCTGACCGGCCGGCTCGGCGGCTGCGGCCTGCTGCTGGCCCGGCGCAGTGTGGACGCGCTGACCTGGGAGTACGCGGACGGGCGGAACCGGACCACGCTGTGTGTCCGGCGGCGCCGGGGAGTCGGTCGGGGATGA
- a CDS encoding SDR family NAD(P)-dependent oxidoreductase — protein sequence MTHVPAATGDPQVWLVTGATSGFGRTFAEELLADGHAVVATARRPYLLDDLAARHPDRLLVTELDLADIDRAEAVARAAVDRFGRIDVLVNNAGHGQVGAVEETTDRELRDLMDVHFFGPAALVRAVLPGMRGRGSGAIVQMSSFGGQLSYAGFSAYSAGKCALEGFSEALAAEVAPLGITVLIVEPGAFRTAFCGPGVVVSRPMPEYEATAGATRTGLLALDGRQPGDPRKAVAAIREALAAPRPPLRLPLGDDALDALLTHLDDVRAELLEWEKVGRSTNLA from the coding sequence ATGACACACGTACCCGCCGCCACCGGCGACCCGCAGGTCTGGCTGGTCACCGGCGCCACGTCCGGGTTCGGCCGGACCTTCGCCGAGGAGCTGCTGGCCGACGGGCACGCCGTGGTGGCCACCGCCCGCCGCCCGTACCTGCTCGACGACCTCGCCGCCCGGCACCCGGACCGGCTGCTGGTGACCGAGCTGGACCTCGCCGACATCGACCGCGCCGAGGCGGTGGCACGGGCCGCCGTGGACCGGTTCGGCCGGATCGACGTGCTGGTCAACAACGCCGGCCACGGCCAGGTCGGCGCGGTCGAGGAGACCACCGACCGGGAGCTGCGCGACCTGATGGACGTGCACTTCTTCGGCCCCGCCGCACTGGTCCGGGCGGTGCTGCCGGGGATGCGCGGGCGCGGGTCCGGTGCCATCGTGCAGATGAGCAGCTTCGGCGGCCAGCTGTCCTACGCGGGCTTCTCCGCCTACTCGGCCGGCAAGTGCGCCCTGGAGGGGTTCAGCGAGGCGCTCGCCGCCGAGGTGGCGCCACTCGGGATCACCGTGCTGATCGTGGAGCCGGGCGCGTTCCGCACCGCGTTCTGCGGTCCGGGGGTGGTGGTGTCCCGCCCGATGCCGGAGTACGAGGCGACCGCCGGCGCCACCCGGACCGGCCTGCTGGCGCTCGACGGCCGGCAGCCCGGCGACCCGCGCAAGGCCGTCGCCGCGATCCGGGAGGCGCTCGCCGCGCCCCGCCCGCCGCTGCGGCTGCCGCTCGGCGACGACGCCCTCGACGCGCTGCTCACCCACCTCGACGACGTCCGGGCGGAGCTGCTGGAGTGGGAGAAGGTCGGCCGGTCGACGAACCTGGCCTGA
- a CDS encoding ankyrin repeat domain-containing protein, whose product MSAELYAAVAARDTAAVRARLEAGADPSYRDPASGLTALMLAAGQADPATVDVLLAAGADVFTADSRAGATALHKACQGGSVAVVRSLVEAGAFIDAVAPTTGHTPLMDALWYKFPDVARYLLDRGVGLNLSTHYGFTLQEHFAYELNVNTIGKELLLEAEQHLKARLAEDERRAGAHRLMAAVTAGDLAGVRALLAEGVDVDERFPIVNGFNDGHTALLVAARDGHTEIAAELLDAGADVNATEPTFGAVPLHKAVYNGHARLTELIAGRPGVDLNFQGSTNGYTPLHDAIWHGYEECSRILIEAGARTDLRGHDGKTPHDLAVEVFGAGHALTGRVGAAA is encoded by the coding sequence ATGAGCGCCGAGCTCTACGCCGCCGTGGCCGCACGGGACACCGCGGCCGTCCGGGCCCGGCTCGAGGCCGGCGCCGATCCGTCGTACCGGGACCCGGCGAGCGGCCTGACCGCCCTGATGCTCGCCGCCGGCCAGGCCGACCCGGCCACCGTCGACGTGCTGCTCGCGGCGGGCGCCGACGTGTTCACCGCGGACAGCCGGGCCGGCGCGACCGCGCTGCACAAGGCGTGCCAGGGCGGCAGCGTCGCCGTGGTCCGGTCGCTGGTGGAGGCGGGCGCGTTCATCGACGCGGTGGCGCCGACCACCGGGCACACCCCGTTGATGGACGCGCTCTGGTACAAGTTCCCGGACGTCGCGAGGTACCTGCTGGACCGCGGGGTGGGCCTGAACCTCTCCACCCACTACGGGTTCACCCTGCAGGAACACTTCGCCTACGAGCTGAACGTCAACACGATCGGCAAGGAGTTGCTCCTGGAGGCCGAGCAGCACCTGAAGGCGCGGCTGGCCGAGGACGAGCGGCGCGCCGGCGCACACCGGCTGATGGCGGCGGTGACCGCCGGCGACCTGGCCGGGGTGCGGGCGCTGCTGGCCGAGGGCGTCGACGTCGACGAGCGGTTCCCGATCGTGAACGGCTTCAACGACGGGCACACCGCGCTGCTGGTCGCGGCCCGGGACGGGCACACCGAGATCGCGGCGGAACTGCTGGACGCGGGCGCGGACGTGAACGCGACCGAGCCGACGTTCGGCGCCGTCCCGCTGCACAAGGCGGTCTACAACGGACACGCCCGGCTGACCGAGCTGATCGCCGGCCGGCCCGGGGTCGACCTGAACTTCCAGGGCTCGACCAACGGCTACACGCCGCTGCACGACGCGATCTGGCACGGGTACGAGGAGTGCAGCCGGATCCTGATCGAGGCCGGTGCCCGCACCGATCTGCGTGGGCACGACGGAAAGACCCCGCACGACCTGGCCGTCGAGGTCTTCGGGGCCGGCCACGCGCTGACCGGGCGGGTGGGCGCCGCCGCGTGA
- a CDS encoding helix-turn-helix transcriptional regulator — protein sequence MAIRNRSDLAKFLRSRRERITPEQVGLPAGSRRRTPGLRREEIAVLAGLSPTWYTYLEQGRDIRPSPDVLESLARVLQLTEDERRYMYLLTNGQTPPIQPNGPDPSGTPMMRRLIGLLGDVDYPVYGGNLYGDVIAWNQATVRWYTDFGRLPAERRNMLWWLLTADEARRRIVDWTDDVRDVIARLRIASAARPWDQRFSDRISMLHRASPEFRGWWNDHDVRGQHTRPRRFRLPDGTEETLQLVVMRMTDGFNSMVVHVPPGREASTITEALADAPVEPGALR from the coding sequence GTGGCGATTCGCAACAGGAGTGACCTTGCCAAGTTCCTACGCAGCCGCCGGGAGCGGATCACACCGGAGCAGGTCGGTCTGCCGGCCGGATCCCGCCGGCGGACGCCGGGACTGCGCCGTGAGGAGATCGCCGTCCTCGCCGGGCTGAGCCCCACCTGGTACACGTACCTCGAGCAGGGCCGGGACATCCGGCCCTCGCCCGACGTCCTGGAGAGTCTCGCCCGGGTGCTGCAGCTGACCGAGGACGAGCGGCGGTACATGTACCTGCTGACCAACGGCCAGACGCCGCCGATCCAGCCGAACGGCCCGGACCCGTCCGGTACGCCGATGATGCGCCGGCTGATCGGGCTGCTCGGCGACGTCGACTACCCGGTCTACGGCGGCAACCTCTACGGCGACGTGATCGCCTGGAACCAGGCCACGGTCCGCTGGTACACCGACTTCGGCCGGCTGCCGGCCGAGCGCCGCAACATGCTCTGGTGGCTGCTGACCGCCGACGAGGCCCGGCGCCGGATCGTCGACTGGACGGACGACGTGCGCGACGTGATCGCCCGGCTCCGCATCGCCTCCGCCGCCCGCCCGTGGGACCAGCGCTTCTCCGACCGCATCAGCATGCTGCACCGGGCCAGTCCGGAGTTCCGCGGCTGGTGGAACGACCACGACGTGCGCGGTCAGCACACCCGGCCGCGCCGGTTCCGGCTGCCGGACGGCACCGAGGAGACCCTTCAGCTGGTCGTGATGCGGATGACCGACGGCTTCAACTCGATGGTCGTGCACGTGCCGCCGGGCCGGGAGGCGAGCACGATCACCGAGGCGCTCGCCGACGCCCCGGTCGAGCCGGGCGCACTGCGTTAA
- a CDS encoding STAS domain-containing protein — translation MTLRIDTTVTEGLATVVLEGEADSRSAPSLYETIRRISATPVTRLVLDVERLTYLSSAGLRCLVYAHQQLGRSVRIVITNASAEVAETIRLTGFDHSVTLVDRAAT, via the coding sequence ATGACCCTGAGGATCGACACGACCGTCACGGAAGGGCTGGCCACAGTGGTGCTGGAGGGCGAGGCGGACAGCCGCTCGGCGCCCTCGCTGTACGAGACGATCCGGCGGATCAGCGCCACGCCGGTGACCCGGCTCGTGCTGGACGTGGAGCGGCTCACCTACCTCTCCTCGGCCGGGCTGCGCTGTCTGGTCTACGCCCACCAGCAGCTCGGCCGGTCGGTGCGGATCGTGATCACCAACGCGTCGGCGGAGGTGGCCGAGACGATCCGGCTGACCGGCTTCGACCACAGCGTCACGCTCGTCGACCGGGCCGCCACGTGA
- a CDS encoding type I polyketide synthase, producing MHERGTEARHEPVAIVGIGCRLPGADSAEDYWRLLETERDEVRGIPPHRVDVSGVPDGIPTGIGGFLTDIDLFDAGFFGLTPREAIRLDPQQRLMLVTVWEALEDAGLPAASLRGSRTSVYSACLSSDYWDIVRGAGMYDMHAALSNSAWGIPAGRISHLLDLRGPSMGIDATCASSLLAVHLACRDLWSGEADAALVTGANLIIGTDFYRVLGDAEILSPGGRHRFGDARSDGYIRSEGAVSIVLKSLSAARRDGDRVYATIAGTGVSNNGRGGASLAAPRADGQAETLRRAYRDAGIAPSDVDYVEAHGAGTPQGDLTELTALRDVVGSDRPAGQPCLIGSVKSNIGHAEAAAGLAGLVKAALALRHRTVPATLHADQPHPVLAEAPGLLLNTRGRPWPRPDRPGVAGVSSFGLSATNVHVVLVEAPQTREPAVPGPAPTVLALPVSARDPRALDTLAAAYADTLDAAPASALGDLVHTAAVRRDHHPYRLAAVGADPAELARDLRRQLGGRHTPLPEAAPARTVFVFPGQGAQWTGMARQLLATDAGFRARLRECDAAVRAETGWSVIERLADDAPLDRDDEIQPVLWAVQVGLAEAWRRRGVVPDLVIGHSMGEIAAACVAGSLSLADAAAVVCRRSAVLAGRDGAGAMAAVALGEEEAAAAVAGQDGRVSVGVINSARSVVLSGTEEALERALAPLRAAGVHCRRVPVRYASHCALVEPLRERICAALDGIRPVGTAVPMYSTALGRIVDGRELGAEYWMTGLREPVRFHAALRAVLTEDRPAVVVEIAPQPILRSAIEDVIEETGASAVTVASMSRDEPQPVTLARGLAAVFRHGGRVDWATAAPGRLTRLPGYPWQSRRYWAEPARPGPEPAGAPFPPVPHVVTDAVAALGGISASVTDRLRRALTALTTPATTHLPVPSPVRPIVTEETVAAALAGLLHVDPAQLDRDASLTDLGVDSLGATRLRAALDWGDRPRPTVGQLVRGTVRDIAAMAGTPAAAGRAW from the coding sequence ATGCATGAACGCGGCACCGAAGCACGCCACGAACCGGTGGCCATCGTCGGGATCGGGTGCCGGCTGCCCGGCGCGGACAGCGCCGAGGACTACTGGCGGCTGCTGGAGACGGAACGCGACGAGGTCCGCGGCATCCCGCCGCACCGCGTCGACGTCAGCGGCGTCCCGGACGGGATCCCGACCGGCATCGGCGGCTTCCTGACCGACATCGACCTCTTCGACGCGGGCTTCTTCGGGTTGACCCCGCGCGAGGCGATCCGGCTCGATCCGCAGCAGCGGCTGATGCTCGTCACCGTCTGGGAGGCGCTCGAGGACGCCGGCCTGCCGGCCGCGTCGCTGCGCGGCAGCCGGACCTCGGTCTACTCGGCGTGTCTGTCCTCCGACTACTGGGACATCGTGCGGGGGGCGGGCATGTACGACATGCACGCGGCACTCAGCAACAGCGCCTGGGGCATCCCGGCCGGGCGCATCTCGCACCTGCTCGACCTGCGCGGGCCGAGCATGGGCATCGACGCCACCTGCGCCTCGTCGCTGCTGGCGGTGCACCTGGCGTGCCGGGACCTGTGGTCCGGCGAGGCCGACGCGGCGCTGGTCACCGGCGCGAACCTGATCATCGGCACGGACTTCTACCGGGTGCTCGGCGACGCGGAGATCCTCTCGCCCGGCGGTCGGCACCGGTTCGGCGACGCCCGCAGCGACGGCTACATCCGCAGCGAGGGTGCGGTCAGCATCGTGCTCAAGAGCCTGTCCGCCGCGCGCCGCGACGGCGACCGGGTCTACGCCACCATCGCCGGCACCGGGGTCAGCAACAACGGCCGCGGCGGCGCCAGCCTGGCCGCACCGCGCGCCGACGGACAGGCCGAGACCCTGCGGCGGGCCTACCGGGACGCCGGCATCGCACCCTCCGATGTGGACTACGTCGAGGCGCACGGCGCCGGGACGCCGCAGGGCGACCTGACCGAGCTGACCGCGCTGCGGGACGTGGTGGGCAGCGACCGGCCCGCCGGACAGCCGTGCCTGATCGGCTCGGTCAAGTCGAACATCGGCCACGCCGAGGCCGCCGCCGGGCTCGCCGGACTGGTCAAGGCGGCGCTCGCGCTGCGGCACCGAACCGTGCCCGCCACGCTGCACGCCGATCAGCCGCACCCGGTCCTCGCCGAGGCTCCCGGCCTGCTGCTGAACACCCGCGGGCGGCCGTGGCCCCGCCCGGACCGGCCCGGCGTGGCGGGCGTCAGCTCGTTCGGCCTGTCCGCCACGAACGTCCACGTGGTGCTGGTCGAGGCGCCGCAGACCCGCGAGCCGGCCGTGCCGGGTCCCGCGCCCACGGTGCTCGCGCTGCCGGTCTCCGCCCGCGACCCGCGCGCGCTCGACACGCTGGCCGCCGCGTACGCGGACACGCTCGACGCCGCCCCGGCCTCGGCGCTGGGCGACCTGGTGCACACCGCGGCGGTTCGGCGCGACCACCACCCGTACCGGCTGGCCGCGGTCGGCGCCGACCCGGCCGAGCTGGCCCGGGACCTGCGCCGGCAGCTGGGCGGGCGGCACACCCCGCTCCCGGAAGCCGCACCGGCCCGGACCGTCTTCGTCTTCCCCGGCCAGGGTGCGCAGTGGACCGGCATGGCCCGCCAGCTGCTGGCCACCGACGCCGGCTTCCGCGCCCGGCTGCGCGAGTGCGACGCCGCGGTACGGGCCGAGACCGGCTGGTCGGTGATCGAGCGGCTCGCCGACGACGCACCGCTGGACCGGGACGACGAGATCCAGCCGGTGCTGTGGGCGGTGCAGGTCGGCCTCGCCGAGGCGTGGCGCCGCCGGGGCGTCGTACCGGATCTGGTGATCGGGCACAGCATGGGTGAGATCGCCGCGGCCTGCGTGGCCGGGTCGCTGAGCCTGGCCGACGCCGCCGCGGTGGTCTGCCGGCGCAGCGCGGTGCTGGCCGGCCGCGACGGCGCCGGTGCGATGGCCGCCGTCGCGCTCGGCGAGGAGGAGGCCGCCGCCGCGGTCGCCGGCCAGGACGGGCGGGTGTCGGTCGGCGTGATCAACAGTGCCCGCTCGGTGGTGCTGTCCGGTACGGAGGAGGCGCTGGAACGGGCGCTGGCGCCGCTGCGGGCGGCCGGGGTGCACTGCCGGCGCGTGCCGGTCCGCTACGCCTCGCACTGCGCGCTCGTCGAACCGCTGCGCGAGCGGATCTGCGCCGCCCTGGACGGCATCCGCCCGGTCGGGACCGCCGTGCCGATGTACTCGACCGCGCTCGGCCGGATCGTCGACGGCCGGGAGCTCGGCGCCGAGTACTGGATGACCGGCCTGCGGGAACCGGTGCGATTCCACGCCGCCCTGCGCGCCGTGCTCACCGAGGACCGGCCGGCGGTCGTCGTCGAGATCGCGCCGCAGCCGATCCTGCGGTCCGCCATCGAGGACGTCATCGAGGAGACCGGGGCCTCCGCCGTCACCGTCGCCTCGATGAGCCGGGACGAGCCGCAGCCGGTCACGCTGGCCCGTGGGCTCGCCGCCGTCTTCCGGCACGGCGGCCGGGTGGACTGGGCCACCGCCGCTCCCGGGCGGCTGACCCGCCTGCCCGGCTACCCGTGGCAGTCCCGCCGGTACTGGGCCGAGCCGGCACGCCCGGGCCCGGAACCGGCCGGTGCCCCGTTCCCGCCGGTGCCCCACGTGGTCACCGACGCGGTCGCGGCGCTGGGCGGCATCTCCGCCTCGGTCACCGACCGGCTGCGGCGCGCGCTGACCGCGCTCACCACCCCGGCCACGACACATCTGCCGGTCCCGTCGCCGGTCCGGCCGATCGTCACCGAGGAGACGGTGGCGGCCGCGCTCGCCGGGCTGCTGCACGTCGACCCCGCCCAGCTCGACCGGGACGCGTCGCTGACCGACCTGGGCGTCGACTCGCTCGGCGCCACCCGGCTGCGCGCCGCCCTGGACTGGGGCGACCGGCCGAGGCCGACGGTGGGGCAGCTGGTACGCGGCACGGTGCGCGACATCGCCGCTATGGCCGGGACTCCGGCAGCCGCAGGGCGAGCATGGTGA
- a CDS encoding PP2C family protein-serine/threonine phosphatase — translation MTPESPVSGRSALVVAESVPPAELRAGLAGLGLQVRHAAPAELSARPALLHGHAVVLISAALGLQRVATLSRRLTARGVRPPVLVFADGDPAALEACARGGFDYVAPPYLPGLLRSRVSSAKERHDLARVVEAMATEATLLAYERDLVSARQLQTSLLPVPMPVPDGWDAAVRYRPAGEVAGDFYDCFDLLHGLRLGFVVADVCDKGLSAALFMALIRTLLRHTAEHAGAWEPAGGLTGGRWPDRTARPPATGVSLGAGPLLQAVTATNRYLTRNHLREGYFVTLFFGVLDPVTGALLYVNGGHNPPLLRRASGRLESLPASGPALGMVTDAAYSVRMLRLDPGDTLFAYTDGVVEARSPGGRLFGTDRLRRIVEAPVASADALLSTVDHEVAAHADGAAQADDITMLALRLPESRP, via the coding sequence ATGACCCCGGAGTCGCCGGTCAGCGGCCGGAGCGCGCTGGTCGTCGCGGAGTCCGTACCGCCCGCCGAGCTGCGGGCCGGGCTCGCCGGCCTCGGACTGCAGGTCCGGCACGCAGCCCCGGCGGAGCTGAGCGCGCGGCCGGCCCTGCTGCACGGCCACGCCGTCGTGCTGATCTCGGCCGCGCTGGGCCTGCAACGGGTGGCCACCCTGAGCCGCCGGCTCACCGCCCGCGGGGTCCGCCCGCCGGTGCTGGTGTTCGCGGACGGTGACCCGGCGGCGCTGGAGGCGTGCGCACGCGGCGGTTTCGACTACGTCGCGCCGCCCTACCTGCCCGGCCTGCTGCGCAGCCGGGTGTCGTCCGCCAAGGAACGGCACGACCTGGCCCGGGTGGTGGAGGCGATGGCGACCGAGGCGACACTGCTCGCCTACGAACGCGACCTGGTCAGCGCCCGCCAGTTGCAGACGAGCCTGCTGCCGGTGCCGATGCCGGTGCCGGACGGGTGGGACGCGGCGGTGCGGTACCGGCCGGCCGGCGAGGTGGCCGGGGACTTCTACGACTGTTTCGACCTGCTGCACGGGCTGCGGCTCGGGTTCGTCGTCGCCGACGTGTGCGACAAGGGGCTGAGCGCGGCGCTGTTCATGGCGCTGATCCGGACGCTGCTGCGGCACACCGCCGAGCACGCCGGGGCGTGGGAGCCGGCCGGCGGGCTGACCGGCGGCCGGTGGCCGGACCGTACGGCCCGGCCACCGGCGACGGGTGTGTCGCTCGGCGCCGGGCCGCTGCTGCAGGCCGTCACCGCCACCAACCGGTACCTCACCCGCAACCATCTGCGGGAGGGGTACTTCGTCACGCTCTTCTTCGGCGTGCTGGACCCGGTCACCGGCGCCCTGCTGTACGTCAACGGCGGGCACAACCCGCCGCTGCTGCGCCGGGCCTCCGGCCGGCTGGAGTCGCTGCCCGCCAGCGGCCCGGCGCTCGGCATGGTCACCGATGCGGCGTACTCGGTCCGGATGCTGCGGCTCGACCCGGGCGACACGCTGTTCGCCTACACCGACGGCGTGGTGGAGGCCCGGTCGCCGGGCGGCCGGCTGTTCGGCACCGACCGGCTCCGGCGGATCGTCGAGGCGCCGGTCGCCTCGGCGGACGCCCTGTTGTCCACGGTGGACCACGAGGTCGCCGCGCACGCCGACGGTGCGGCGCAGGCGGACGACATCACCATGCTCGCCCTGCGGCTGCCGGAGTCCCGGCCATAG